The Thermomonospora curvata DSM 43183 DNA segment CGCGCTCGGCCAGCTCGTGGGCGACGGTCAGACCGTCATCCCACCGCCGAACACCGCCACGCGGTGGCCTGCGGCGGTCTTGCACCGGGAGCGGGCCAGGGCCGGGGCGGCCTGCCCGATGCCCAGGGCACCGGCCGCGGTGAGGGCACCGGCGGCGGCCAGCGTGCCGGTGACGAACTTGCGGCGGCCGATCTCGCCCGTGCCTTCGGTCGATCCGTTCGGGGTGTGGTCGTCCACAGCACACTCCTCACAGGGGGCGGATAACCGACACTGATGTCGGTTATGGAAGGGTGCGCCCCACTATGAAGAAGCCGCCGCGGCGCGTCAAGCCCCGCGGCGGCCGCCGAAGCCGAGCAGAGGCGGACCTAGCGGACGTTGCCCAGCCCGGTCCACAACAGTCGCATCGCGCCCTCCACCAGCATCGATCTGGGCATCTCCGGGTGGCGCTCCCACCACTGCGCCACCCCGTCCAGACCGGCGATGAGGAGTTCCACCATCGCCTCGGCGATCGGCTCTTTGGGGTCCACGCCGACTGCGCGCATGTCGTTGGCCAGCAGCGCCGTGACCACCTGTGCGTGCGATTCGCGGATGCCGCGCCGGACGGTGCTGATCTCCGGATCGGCCTCGTCCGCCTGGCCGAACAGCAGCTTGCGAGCCTCTGGACGGCTTTGCGCGAAGCTGAAGAACGCATCGATCGTCGAGCGCATCCGCTCTTCGGGGGTGCCTGAGCCGGTGATGCGGGCGCCCACGTACTCCATCAGCGCCGCGTTCTGCTCCTGCATGACCGCCAGCAGCAGCACCCGCTTGGAGGGGAAGTGGTCATACAGCACCGTCCGCGCCACCCCGGCCACTTTGGCGATCTCCCCCAGCGAGGCGGCGTGGTAGCCCTTGCCGGCGAAGACCTTCAGCGCCGCCTCGATGATCGTCGCCCGGCGGGCCGGCGCGCGCAGCCGCGACTTGGACGCGGTTTCCCCCATGCTCTTGACTCCCTCTCTCCGTTGAGTCCACCCTAACCGACACATCTGTCGGTTAAGACACGTCCCGCCGGGGGCGGCACGACCCGGCGCCGGGTTGTGCGTGGACGCCGAGGGAGCCGCACATGAGGCGCAGGAACTTGTCGATCGCCATCGTCGGAGCCGGGTTCAGCGGCATCTGCCTGGCCATCGGCCTGAAGAAAGCGGGCTTCGCCGACTTCGTCATCTTCGACCGGGGGAATGGCCCCGGCGGGGTCTGGCGCGACAACACCTACCCGGGCGCCGCCTGTGACGCCCCCTCCCACCTGTACTCCTTCTCCTTCGAACCCAACCCCGACTGGTCGCGCCGCTTCGCCGAGCAGCCCGAGATCCTGGACTACCTGCGGCACTGCGTCACCAAGTACGTGCTGACGCCGCACCTGCGGCTGCGCACCGGGGACGGCGAGACCGGCGAGTACGGCCTACTGGTCGCCGCCTGCGGACAGCTCAGCAACCCCGCGGTGCCCGAGCTGCCCGGCATGGACGCCTTCACCGGCACCATGTTCCACTCGTCCCGCAGATCCGCGCCGACTCACCAAAGGCACTCGGTCGGCTGCCGGGAGC contains these protein-coding regions:
- a CDS encoding TetR/AcrR family transcriptional regulator — its product is MGETASKSRLRAPARRATIIEAALKVFAGKGYHAASLGEIAKVAGVARTVLYDHFPSKRVLLLAVMQEQNAALMEYVGARITGSGTPEERMRSTIDAFFSFAQSRPEARKLLFGQADEADPEISTVRRGIRESHAQVVTALLANDMRAVGVDPKEPIAEAMVELLIAGLDGVAQWWERHPEMPRSMLVEGAMRLLWTGLGNVR
- a CDS encoding flavin-containing monooxygenase, translating into MRRRNLSIAIVGAGFSGICLAIGLKKAGFADFVIFDRGNGPGGVWRDNTYPGAACDAPSHLYSFSFEPNPDWSRRFAEQPEILDYLRHCVTKYVLTPHLRLRTGDGETGEYGLLVAACGQLSNPAVPELPGMDAFTGTMFHSSRRSAPTHQRHSVGCRERRGAAPLRPAGCAGARTIRDGTSPHWW